One Cryptomeria japonica chromosome 9, Sugi_1.0, whole genome shotgun sequence genomic window carries:
- the LOC131072529 gene encoding uncharacterized protein LOC131072529, with the protein MFCKTIFHGGIYRLKYHIAGVRGHDAEPCLKAVLEAVRDCYVMVEEIERKKKQKEDRAAIGRETVLGRGAQLGCVGGPSSLPPYRPTQFATIGASVSDSASISGSATATSHAPTTSSCSGNVTIGPRIRKSRLDSFFVPRTTPGSQPSLEGMGWNKEVHDAAKMAVGRFWSYSCIPFFVARSPYWQQMVDAITICGAGFKAPSESDLRGPILSQMVDDVKKDLDEQRQIWSTKGCTIMTDGWTDRRNRTLLNFLVSSACD; encoded by the exons atgttttgcaaaacaatattccatggaggtatatataggctgaaataccatattgctggtgtgcgtggacatgatgccgaaccatgcctaaaagcagtccttgaggccgtacgtgattgttatgtaatggttgaggagattgaaaggaaaaagaaacaaaaggaggatcgagcggccattgggagagagacagttttaggaagaggggcacagttaggttgtgttggaggcccttcttccttacctccatatcgtcccactcagtttgctactatCGGTGCTTCCGTTTCTGattctgcttctataagtggcagtgccaccgccacttctcatgctcctaccactagtagttgtagtgggaatgttaccattggacctaggattcgtaaatctaggttggattccttctttgtgcctcgcactactcctgggtcccaaccgtcgcttgagggcatgggttggaacaaagaggtccatgatgctgctaaaatggcagttggcaggttttggagctacagctgtattccattctttgtagccag gtctccttattggcaacaaatggttgatgccattaccatatgcggggcggggttcaaagcccctagtgagagtgatttgaggggacccattttgtctcaaatggtggatgatgtgaaaaaggatttagatgaacaacgccagatatggagcactaaaggttgcaccatcatgactgatggttggacggataggagaaatagaactctccttaattttcttgtttcttccgcatgtgattaa